A DNA window from Mariprofundus aestuarium contains the following coding sequences:
- the mtnP gene encoding S-methyl-5'-thioadenosine phosphorylase — protein MQARTGIIGGSGLYDIQGIEVIDTLEIETPYGKPSDQLLLATINGHEVVFLPRHGRDHSTPPHKINYRANIYAMKLAGVNRIISISAVGSLRQEIEPGHFVLVDQFVDRTHGRENTFFDGPIVAHVSMADPVCSCLKKELLTACSGASITTHASGSYLVMQGPQFSSRAESELYRNWGMDVIGMTNMPEAKLAREAEICYATVAMSTDYDCWHEEEEDVSVQSIVAVMHGNVAKAQAMLQCFFKDSSDKHVCSCGCSTALENGVFADLKKQSDDALRPIHALVERLL, from the coding sequence ATGCAAGCGCGCACGGGCATTATCGGCGGCAGCGGGTTATATGACATTCAGGGAATCGAGGTAATCGACACCCTTGAGATTGAAACGCCATACGGAAAGCCCTCTGATCAACTGCTTCTGGCAACTATCAACGGCCACGAGGTTGTTTTCCTCCCCCGCCATGGGCGCGACCACAGCACTCCTCCTCACAAGATTAATTATCGCGCCAATATCTATGCCATGAAACTTGCCGGTGTGAATCGTATTATCTCCATCTCTGCCGTTGGCTCACTGCGTCAGGAGATCGAACCGGGCCACTTTGTCCTTGTCGATCAGTTTGTAGACCGCACCCATGGCAGAGAGAATACTTTTTTTGACGGCCCGATTGTTGCCCATGTCTCGATGGCCGACCCGGTCTGCTCCTGCCTGAAAAAAGAGCTATTAACCGCCTGTAGCGGTGCGTCCATCACCACTCATGCTTCGGGCAGCTACCTGGTGATGCAGGGGCCGCAATTCTCCAGCCGCGCTGAGTCAGAACTCTACCGGAACTGGGGCATGGACGTGATCGGCATGACCAACATGCCGGAAGCAAAACTCGCCCGAGAAGCCGAGATTTGCTACGCAACAGTTGCCATGAGCACTGATTACGACTGCTGGCATGAAGAGGAAGAGGATGTTTCCGTACAGTCGATTGTCGCAGTCATGCATGGCAATGTGGCTAAAGCACAGGCCATGCTGCAGTGCTTTTTCAAGGACTCTTCAGATAAACACGTCTGCAGCTGTGGCTGCTCAACTGCGCTTGAAAATGGCGTTTTTGCTGACCTTAAGAAACAGAGCGACGATGCCCTCAGGCCCATTCATGCACTGGTAGAGAGGCTTTTGTGA
- a CDS encoding protein-L-isoaspartate O-methyltransferase family protein — translation MTTINFQSARHNMVEYQIRCCKVLDPTTLDLIESMPRENFVPEHVRSLAYMEGHVPLPCNQEMLTPLQEAMILQTLMLDGSERVLVIGTGTGFLTTMLAMQAAEVVGCEVHATLADLSRENISNHGVNNVNILQVNAMDADAMASLADMQQPFDTIVLTAAAKKIPAHIEALLADNGQMMAFVGSNPVVSLVHRRKVGNAWQETTMFETLLQDMEGVPEKREFVF, via the coding sequence ATGACCACCATCAACTTTCAGTCCGCACGACACAATATGGTCGAGTACCAGATTCGTTGTTGCAAGGTTCTGGATCCGACAACACTTGACCTTATTGAGTCCATGCCTCGCGAAAACTTCGTGCCCGAGCATGTGCGCAGCCTTGCCTATATGGAAGGTCACGTCCCCCTACCCTGCAATCAGGAGATGCTCACACCACTGCAGGAGGCAATGATTCTGCAGACGCTGATGCTTGATGGTAGCGAACGCGTACTCGTAATTGGAACAGGCACCGGCTTCCTGACCACGATGCTGGCCATGCAGGCAGCTGAGGTTGTTGGCTGTGAGGTTCACGCAACACTTGCTGATCTCTCCCGTGAAAACATCAGCAATCACGGTGTCAACAATGTTAACATACTTCAAGTGAACGCGATGGATGCTGACGCAATGGCCTCTCTTGCAGACATGCAACAGCCGTTCGACACCATCGTGCTGACAGCTGCAGCTAAGAAAATCCCTGCTCATATTGAAGCGCTTCTGGCAGACAACGGCCAAATGATGGCCTTTGTCGGAAGCAATCCTGTTGTATCACTGGTGCACCGCCGCAAAGTAGGCAATGCATGGCAGGAAACCACCATGTTCGAAACCCTGCTGCAGGACATGGAAGGCGTTCCGGAGAAACGTGAATTCGTTTTCTAA
- a CDS encoding helix-turn-helix domain-containing protein translates to MEEKTETPTEENSTSQRQALLNEIGRKLCEARELRGETVDSPARMLKLSKSNLLALESGNWDALPDEVYALGFLRQYSKYLQIDIDPELELFKSDQHKLTKPLTFPDPAVAPSRNWAWIAGLAFILLMILFNILNSNNTEYEFSNDTPTSSELGMDHAIETPQQTDAESMSDDTPMIDPAKTEEAVNSTEKVEKTAGNRSTGRESKKQSAPASKTHTYRFEAVGGDVWLQVYVADGSGLSKGKLHKEALLKDGHYAIVTVASESLWITCGNAPALQIKVDGKTVAETGSLSSGKKILRDYRFTIKGR, encoded by the coding sequence ATGGAGGAGAAGACAGAAACCCCCACTGAAGAAAACAGCACATCTCAGCGACAGGCTCTACTCAACGAGATTGGCAGAAAACTTTGTGAGGCACGCGAACTTCGCGGTGAAACCGTTGATAGCCCGGCTCGAATGCTGAAGCTGAGCAAGTCCAACCTGCTGGCTCTAGAGTCAGGCAACTGGGACGCACTTCCCGACGAGGTCTATGCACTTGGCTTCCTGCGCCAGTATAGTAAATACCTGCAAATAGATATTGACCCTGAACTCGAGCTATTTAAAAGCGATCAACATAAGCTGACAAAACCACTTACCTTTCCCGATCCAGCAGTTGCCCCTTCACGAAACTGGGCGTGGATTGCAGGCCTCGCATTCATCCTTCTTATGATTCTGTTCAACATTCTAAACAGCAACAACACCGAATACGAATTCTCCAATGACACGCCGACCTCCTCCGAGCTAGGCATGGATCATGCCATTGAAACCCCTCAGCAGACTGACGCGGAGAGCATGTCAGATGACACTCCCATGATTGATCCTGCTAAAACAGAGGAGGCAGTAAATTCGACTGAAAAAGTCGAAAAAACTGCTGGAAACAGATCGACAGGAAGAGAGAGCAAGAAGCAGTCTGCCCCAGCATCCAAGACACACACCTATCGTTTTGAAGCCGTAGGCGGCGATGTATGGCTACAGGTTTACGTAGCTGATGGGAGCGGCCTGAGCAAAGGAAAGCTTCATAAAGAAGCGCTGCTAAAAGATGGTCATTATGCCATTGTAACTGTTGCATCGGAGTCGCTATGGATCACCTGTGGCAATGCTCCTGCACTACAGATTAAAGTAGACGGAAAAACAGTCGCTGAAACCGGCTCTCTCAGCAGTGGAAAGAAGATTCTGCGTGACTACCGATTCACCATCAAAGGACGATAA
- the rlmN gene encoding 23S rRNA (adenine(2503)-C(2))-methyltransferase RlmN, translating to MPTSTLTTNSNDKPQLPVISLAALQSLMKDRGQPAFRAKQVIDWRNKGVLNPDEMKNIPNELRLILNEELLCQPLRLVRRECSSDGTRKYVFALNRPRMAGKMVESVLIPEESRGTVCISSQVGCVLDCPFCHTGTQAFEANLTAGEIIAQVLMIKADLRNEPLTGELHNEVTHIVYMGMGEPLANEAGLHESLIMLLSDDGLKLSRRRITVSTSGLVPQINRLGETFNVNLAISLHSAIDTLRDVLVPINKKHPLKQLRDCLNRYSLGKQRHITLEYVLLKETNDREEDLQALIDFVNPERERVNLIQFNTYPGSPYEGSSKEHMSKFAQRLISKGIRATVRRSRGQDIMAACGQLKAETSVE from the coding sequence ATGCCTACCTCTACTTTGACAACGAACAGTAATGACAAACCGCAGTTGCCAGTCATCAGCCTCGCGGCTCTGCAGTCACTTATGAAGGACCGAGGTCAGCCCGCCTTTCGAGCCAAGCAGGTAATCGACTGGCGCAACAAAGGCGTCCTTAATCCTGATGAGATGAAAAATATCCCTAATGAACTGCGTCTTATCCTCAATGAAGAGCTTTTGTGCCAGCCATTGCGACTGGTTCGTCGCGAGTGCTCCAGTGATGGCACACGCAAATATGTCTTTGCCCTTAATCGACCGCGCATGGCCGGAAAGATGGTTGAGAGCGTACTGATCCCCGAAGAGAGCCGGGGAACCGTCTGCATCTCGTCACAGGTAGGTTGCGTACTGGATTGCCCCTTCTGCCACACCGGCACGCAGGCTTTCGAGGCAAACCTGACTGCGGGTGAGATCATTGCCCAGGTACTGATGATCAAGGCAGACCTGCGCAACGAACCGCTAACGGGTGAGCTACACAATGAGGTCACGCATATCGTCTACATGGGCATGGGCGAACCCTTGGCCAACGAGGCAGGGCTGCATGAGAGCCTGATCATGCTATTATCGGATGATGGGCTGAAACTCTCACGCCGCAGAATCACCGTATCGACCTCCGGACTGGTACCCCAGATCAACCGTCTTGGCGAAACATTCAATGTTAACCTTGCCATTTCGCTGCACTCGGCGATTGATACGCTTCGCGATGTGCTTGTGCCGATTAACAAGAAGCACCCGCTGAAACAGCTGCGCGACTGCCTGAATCGCTACTCCCTGGGCAAACAGCGACACATCACACTTGAATATGTATTACTCAAAGAGACCAATGACAGGGAGGAGGATCTCCAGGCTCTGATTGATTTCGTTAACCCGGAGCGTGAGCGCGTCAACCTCATCCAGTTCAACACCTACCCCGGTAGCCCCTACGAAGGAAGCTCAAAGGAACACATGAGCAAGTTTGCGCAACGCTTGATTTCAAAAGGAATTCGTGCCACTGTGAGGCGCTCGCGCGGACAGGATATTATGGCTGCCTGCGGACAACTGAAGGCGGAGACCTCAGTAGAGTAA
- a CDS encoding tetratricopeptide repeat protein, whose protein sequence is MIRYMHIRKGFTTTLLILLVIALTGCAGNQKQRDQDHKLADTHYRLGLDALQKEGMLPKAFEELMKSNKLRPNQPVVLDALAYAWLLRGNLDKSELYYKRALKYGAASATKNNYANLLNKLERFEEAEKMARSALDDPRYPNQDLAFINLGDALLGQKKSADAIQAYRQAQVFSPDSMLPEMKMANAYARDNRLNEARLLYQALYSKNNSNRSIVEGLVEVLKKQRATAHARQLLQEFSQSANSVLDKAWAIDELERLN, encoded by the coding sequence GTGATCCGCTACATGCACATACGCAAAGGGTTCACCACCACCCTGCTCATTCTTCTGGTTATAGCTCTTACAGGGTGCGCCGGAAATCAGAAGCAACGGGATCAAGACCATAAACTTGCCGACACCCACTACAGGCTTGGACTGGATGCACTTCAAAAGGAGGGTATGCTGCCCAAGGCGTTTGAGGAGCTGATGAAATCCAACAAACTCCGCCCGAATCAACCTGTGGTTCTCGATGCACTTGCTTATGCCTGGTTGCTGCGCGGCAATCTGGATAAATCCGAGTTATATTATAAACGCGCCTTGAAATATGGCGCCGCTTCAGCCACAAAAAACAACTATGCCAACCTGCTGAATAAACTTGAACGCTTTGAGGAGGCTGAAAAGATGGCCCGCAGTGCGCTTGATGACCCACGCTACCCCAATCAGGATTTGGCTTTCATCAATCTTGGCGATGCATTGCTCGGTCAGAAAAAGAGTGCCGATGCTATTCAAGCCTATCGTCAGGCTCAGGTTTTCAGCCCAGACAGCATGCTGCCCGAAATGAAGATGGCCAACGCCTATGCCCGCGATAACCGTCTGAATGAAGCGCGCCTACTTTATCAAGCTCTATACAGCAAGAACAATAGCAACCGCTCTATTGTCGAAGGCCTAGTTGAGGTTCTAAAAAAACAGCGAGCCACAGCGCATGCGCGCCAACTACTGCAGGAGTTCAGTCAGAGCGCCAACTCCGTACTGGACAAAGCGTGGGCAATTGATGAACTTGAACGGTTGAATTAA